AAACAAAGTGCAATTTTAGGTTTTTTTACTTGTATAatgcaaataaaaaaattttaaatactgaaataaTATGCTAATACCATTATTTATCAAAATGGTATGTTTGAAAAAGCAACAAGGGGTGGAAGAAGAGAAATGGGTGACACTCATAATTTTTCTGACACACTCATTGAATCATCGTTAcaaaatgatatatgttttaaaaacaaaaaatttaaggATGTAAGGGAGAGATGTCCTTTATTACTGGTTCATACATACCATTTTAATAAATAATGATATTGGCATaccattttaatattaaatttttttgtttgcATTAGACAGGGAAAAGAGCCGGAAATTTAACTTTTCCTTGAATTTTAGATTCTGTTAAAACGTTAGCAGCTGACAGAGATGAATTTTCAAGAGAAAAAGGGGTGTCGAGGAAGGGGAGCAGCAAAGAGAGGCTTGGAAATAGGGAGAGAAGAATGTCTGTTTCTCGTCCAATTTTTTTGCTAACTTAGTTATAATTAGTGCTTGAGACCTGTTAGTATATTCAACTTTAGACAAACACTGCAAAATATACCGAATTGCTCTGATGCATTATAATTTGTTGTTATATGGTGTTACAAAGATCATTGTAACATTTGAAACATTGTCACGCTTAACCTCTGTTCAACCAAATCTCACATGTTTTTGTAGAACTCCATGACCGAAAAACCATAGGCACAACACGCCACTCGAAAACGGGAAAAGCCTGCTCCCTCTGCTAAGTTCTCAGATTCTTTTTCTGTCCTTTCCTTTCCGGTTTCATTCATGCCCATCGAGAGAAAATCAAACTGATACACGCTTTTATGTAAGGGGTTGGCATCAGGGCTTTCAGGGATTACCGCATCCACTACTATCACTTTCCCATTCACCGGTAATGCTTCATAGCAGTTCTTAAGTAACATCAGGCATTGCTTGTCGTCCAAATGCTCGAGTATCCACTGCAATCAAATAAAGGGTTTTAGTCAATAATTCCTTGATCAGCCAAATGTAACGTTGAGTatataaatgatatatatatggaGCCTAACCTTCATAAAAATGGCGTCTCCTTTTGGTACACTCTTGAACATATTTCCAGCCACATGTTCAATTCCTACGATATAATTATATGTATGAACGGAAATGGCAAACATAAAGAACAATTTTGTAGTAATATTACTTACCAGGATAGGAGGGTGACTTGTCAATAACCTGTGGCAGATCAAAGTTAATACCCTTAATAGTAGGGTACTTGGAAACGATCTCGTGGAGAATAAAACCGTTGCCGCCACCAACGTCTACCAATACATTCAAGCCATCGAAACCCTGGTAGCTTTTCAACATCTCTTCCACAAACAGCTTGTTGTAATCTATAAAAGAGGCCTTGAAGATGTCTTCAAACCTCGCATCTATGCTTATATACTCAACGGCACTCATTCCATGTGCCTTGTTAAATGGATTCGCCCCTTCTAGGACTGCATCTTTCAGGTGGTACCTGTTTTGATTTCACAAAGAAAAACTTAAGCAGTAATGGAAAAAAAGGGGGGGATGGATGCAATAGCCGTTTTTCAATGTGTTTTACCAGGAATCTATAGTGACTTTGTGTTGATACAAGTCTAACCAAGAAGACAAAGATCCTCCACCCCGGCTTCTAATGAAGTGTTTGGCAACAGGTGTCAAACCATAGAGTCTGTCAACATGGCCGTCCTGGTGGTTAGTTACAAGAGAGAAAGTGAGAATGGAGTGGCTAGCTAGAAGCCGGAGGAGTCGGTCAAGGAACAGAGGGGCTTTTGGATTACCCTGAGAGGGTAGTTGGGATGCAATCTGAGAAGGAGACAGCAACGCACCAGGACCAGCCCTTTGTATAATCTCAAACACACCAAGTTCAATAGATGCTTTCAACACCATGGGCACCACCGATGAACTAACCAGTTGCATGGCATACTGCTGGGCATGTTTGTCTTCATCATCGGTCCATGTTTTCCCCTGTTGGCTTTCTTTAAAATTCATGGTGTCTTTTGAATTTGAAAAGTACGGTGAGAAAATGGTAGTCGAAGATCTTCTCCAAAGACTGTAAATGAAGTTGACACCCTACTACATCTATTTTCAGTTCAAATATTTGCCTTGAAGAAAATAATTCAACCATGGCTGATTCGACATGAAGAAATTTTGGTTTGgtataacataaaataaacttCCCCTGCCATAAATTCAATGCCAAATTGTCAATTCAAGGCCACGTTCTGGGTGACTGCTTGACTTTTCTCTTGGTTATTGTCAAGGAGGAGCTGCATCTAGACAGACTTTGATAGTGACTTTTAGCTAATAAAATCTTGGCATAATAGTaaaaaataccctcaattttatGGGTTTTTGGCTGTGAGCTCTTCACCTTTTTTCGTTATAATTTTTTCAAAGATTAGCTTAATTTTAATGGTAAACTTGAGTTTACCTTCAATCGGCAAGTCAACAAAATAGCTTATGTGGCTGTCACATCAAAATTCTTTAtcaaaattttttttcaatttgtttcCATCTTTGCTCTTCTGCTCTTTTTCTCTTCCCCTCTAGTTGTTGGAACTATTGTGTCCAACCATCAATCGATTAGATTTTCAGATCGACTTATTTATTATAGTGTCTGAGAGAGAAAAATTACA
This window of the Gossypium arboreum isolate Shixiya-1 chromosome 12, ASM2569848v2, whole genome shotgun sequence genome carries:
- the LOC108478631 gene encoding caffeic acid 3-O-methyltransferase-like; the encoded protein is MNFKESQQGKTWTDDEDKHAQQYAMQLVSSSVVPMVLKASIELGVFEIIQRAGPGALLSPSQIASQLPSQGNPKAPLFLDRLLRLLASHSILTFSLVTNHQDGHVDRLYGLTPVAKHFIRSRGGGSLSSWLDLYQHKVTIDSWYHLKDAVLEGANPFNKAHGMSAVEYISIDARFEDIFKASFIDYNKLFVEEMLKSYQGFDGLNVLVDVGGGNGFILHEIVSKYPTIKGINFDLPQVIDKSPSYPGIEHVAGNMFKSVPKGDAIFMKWILEHLDDKQCLMLLKNCYEALPVNGKVIVVDAVIPESPDANPLHKSVYQFDFLSMGMNETGKERTEKESENLAEGAGFSRFRVACCAYGFSVMEFYKNM